The genomic window GAGCGGTCCATGGCGGTGGCCCAGACGGCCTCGAAGAGTCCGGAGCCGATGAGGATGAGCCAGGGCACGACGCCCTCCTTCCACCGGCCCCATCGCCCGGGGCTGGGCGTCGTGGCGGCCGGCACCTGCGGGGCCGTCCCCGCCCGGTTCCCGTGGCCGCGGGTCGTCCCGCGGCGCGCCGATCCTATCCGGGACGCGGCTCGGCCCCGCACCCTCCAGGGGTGCGGGGCCGACCGGTGGGCTCCGGGCGTCGCGGCCGTCGCGCCGCCGAGTAACGCCCGCGAGTCTGGGGGTCAGTCCGACAGGGCGTCCATGACCTGGGCCAGGGTGCCGGTCGGGATCTGGCCGGGTGCTGAGGCGGCGCCCGCGGTCCCGAAGGTGGCCGCCGAGCCGAAGGTCCGGCCGGCGACGCGGGAGACGACGCCCGTGGCGCCCATCGACATGGTGATGATGGGCGTGTCCGGGTTGGCCGCGTGGAAGTCCCACGTGGCGCGCAGGAGGGTGAGGACGTCCGCCGGGTCCTGCGGCATGACCGCGATCTTCGGAACGTCGGCGCCCATGTCGCGCATGCGCTCGAGCCGGCCCACGATCTCCTCCAGCGCCGGGGTGGCGTGGAAGTCGTGGTTGGACGCGATGACGACGGTCGAGGCGGTGTGCGCCGCCTCGATGACGGCGGCCACCTGCTCGGCGTCGCGGAAGGCCTCGACGTCGACGAGGTCGGCGCCGCCCGCGGCCACGACGGCGCTCAGCAGGGCCGCGTAGTCGGCGTCGTCGATGGCGCGCTCGCCGCCCTCGGCGGCGGTGCGGAAGGTGACCAGGAGGGGCAGGCCCCCCTGTCCGTCGGCGGCGAGCTCGTCGAGGGCGCCGCGCAGGCGCTGCGCGCCGTCGATGACGGCGGCCTGGTAGGCGTCGAGGTCGGTGAGGTCCTGGCGGAAGTAGTCGATCCGCCACTCGACGAGGTCGACGTCCTGACCGACGAGGGCGCCGACGGCGTCGAGGGCGCCGTCGAGGTCCTTGGCGGTGATGGGGACGATGATCTTGGGACGGCCCGAGCCGAGCTCGGTGCCGCGCACGGAGATGGTCATGAGGTGCTCCTGGCCCGTCAGCGCGTCGAGGCGGCGGCGCCGCGGAAGACGGCGGCGTGACGGATGTTGACGAGGATGCCGAGGACGAGGCCGAGCACGGTGACGCCCGTGCCCATCCACACCACGGCGAGGATGTTCAGGTTGAGGATGCCGGATAAGAGCGGCAGGAGGAAGGAGGCGAGCGAGCTGGCCGTGAACACCATGCCGGTGGTCTTGCCCTTGCCGCCCGGGAAGAACTCCGCCATGACGTTGATGAGGAGCTGGAGGAGGCCGCCCGAGGCGAAGAAGCCGATGAGGAAGGCGGAGACCTGGAAGGCGCCCGACGTCGAGAAGAAGGCGAGGCCGAGTTGGCCGAGCACCGTGCCCAGGGGGCCGATGACGAGGAAGCACACGGGCTTGATCGCCTTGGCGACGAGGACGGCGGTGACGAACACGCTGATGAGCGAGCCGAGGGCGTAGGTGCTCGTCAGGCCCGCCGCCGCGACGTCGGACATGCCCGCGAGGGACTTGCCGAAGTCGGGCAGCGCGTTCTGGGCGAGCCAGAAGCCGCCGAGGGTCGTGAAGCCCATCGCGATGATGGCGACGCCCTCGACGGCGAGCTTGGACACCGGGGCGGAGGCGGGCTCGTCGGTGGTGGAGCTCGCGGCGTTCTCGGCGGCGAGGCGCTCGAGCTCCGCGGCCTCCTCGGCGGCGATGGCCTTGTAGTCCGGGAAGGGCACGAGCAGCATGAGGACGAACAGCGCCAGTATGATGGCGGCGGCGACGAGCAGGGCGATGTTCCACTGCAGGCTGCGGGTGATGATCATGCCGATGATGACGGGCAGCAGGTACTGGCCGCCGGCGATGAAGGCCTTGACGGCGACGTTGGCCGAGCCGGCGACGCGCGGGAAGACCTCCATGAGGGTCGGGTAGGCGCCGCCGTCGACGACGGAGTTGGCGCAGCCGAACAGGAAGCCCAGGAGCGAGGCGACGATCCAGCTCGGGACGAAGGCGAGCCCGAAGAAGAAGGCCGCGTACATGAGCATCGCGATGATGAGCGAGGGCCGACGGCCGGAGCGGTCCGCCAGCCAGCCGCCCAGGTACTGGGTCAGCAGCTTCCCGAGCCCGATCGCGGAGATCGCGTAGGCGACGCCGGCCCCGGTCTCGTTGCTCCAGTGCTCGAGGAAGAAGGGCTTGTGCTGGGAGATCATGGTCACGGCCATGCCGTGCATGAAGTAGGACAGGTAGACGGCCAGTGCCGTCGACAGGTAGCGCTTGTCTCGCATGTGCGGGGCTCTCGGGTTCGGGGGTGGCGCGGGAGGGGCGCCGGGTCAGCTCTCGTCGGCCATGTGCTCGCGCACGTAGTCGAGGGGCATGTCCTGGCCGGTCCACATCTTGAAGGAGGCGGCGCCCTGGTTGTACATCATGTCCAGACCGTTCATGTACTGGCAGCCGGCGGCCTCGGCCTGCTCGAGGAAGTGGGACTTCTTGGGGGCGTAGACGACGTCGGAGACGAAGAGGTCGGGGCGCAGGACGGAGGTGTCCGGCAGGGCCGAGATCCCCTCGAGCGTGCCCATGCCGACGTTGGTGCCGTTGGCGAGGATGCCGGAGGAGGCGACGGAGGTGCGGAAGGCGTCGAGGTCGTCGAGGTCCTGGATGGAGACGTCGCAGCTCGTGTTCTGCTTGATCGTCTCGATGGTGCGCTCGCCGAGCTCGTAGAAGCGGTCCTTCTTGTGAGGATGCGGATCGCCTTGGCGCCGTCGAGGGCGGACTGGACGGCGATAGCGGTGGTCGCGCCCCCGGCGCCCATGAGGGTGATGGTCTTGCCGGCGACGTCGATGCCGTGGCCCTTGAGGGCGTCAACGGCGCCGGGGAGCTCCTCGTCGTTGACCTCGAAGCACAGGTAGGCGTAGTCGGGCCCGAGCTTGGACAGGGCGAGGTTGTGCATCCGGGGGCTCTTGGAGTGGCGGATCGGGTAGGCGATGAGCCTCAGGAGCTCGGTGTGGCCGGTGATGCGCTGGTGGACTTCCTCAGACACGGCGTCTGCCTTCCTTGGCTACTGCTGGATCCTGCGTGACCGTCCCCATAACGGTTGAGACCAGCACGCGGGCACGGGACCTATGAGCCGCACGGATGAATCGCGTGGCTCACGCTCTAGGTGCTGGTCAGGCCGGGTTCGCGGCGGCACCGGGCGATCCCCGGCGGTCGCGGTCCGGGCTCCACACCACGCACTGCACCCAATCGGAGAGTCTCGTGACCGACTACCCCACCCTGTTCAGTCCCCTCACCGTCAAGACGCTGACGGTCAAGAACCGCTTCGTCATGCCGCCGATGGGCACGAACTTCGCCGACACCGACGGCCAGATGCCCGACGAGCACATCTCCTACTACGAGCAGCGCGCCCGTGGCGGCACCGGCCTCATCACGGTGGAGAACATCAACGTCGACTACCCGATGGGCTCCAACGGCACCACCCAGCTGCGCATCGACCACGACCGATACATCCCGACGCTCTACCGTCTCACCGAGCGCCTCCCCTCCTACGGCCCGATGGTCTCGATCCAGATCAACCACGCGGGCGCCTCCGCCATGGACGAGCGCATCGGCGCCCAGCCGATCTCCGCCTCGCGCATCCCGTCCAAGGTCGGGGCAACCCGCCCCGCCCGGCCACGGTCGAGGAGCTCCACGACATCGTCCGCAAGTTCGGCGCCGCCGCCCGCCGCGTCCAGCAGGCCGGCTTCGACGCGATCGAGGTCCACGCGGGCCACTCCTACTTGCTCAACCAGTTCCTCTCGCCCTACTACAACAAGCGCGAGGACGAGTACGGCGGCTCCCCGGAGAACCCCGCCCGCCTGGCCAAGGAGGTCATCGCCGAGGTCCGCAAGAACGTCGGCCCGAACTCCCCGATCTCCGTGCGCCTTCAAGGAGAAGTTCGGCACGCCGGTCATCACCACCGGCAGCATCCGCCACCCCGAGGTCGCGGAGCGGATCCTCGCCTCCGGCGACGCCGACTTCGTGGGCGTGGGCCGCGGCCTCGTCGGGACCCTCGAGCCGCGAGGTGCGGCCGATGGCGTCAGCCCTCGTGGCGCTCGATGGCGTGGCCGAGGGTGTGCCCGTAGTTGAGGAACTCGCGCAGGCCGGACTCGCGCGGGTCCTGCCCGACGACGTCGGCCTTGACGCGCACGGCCCGCTCGACGACCTCGGCGAACTCCGTGGTCGTCGTGTCGAGCACGCGGGCCGGGTCAGCCTCGATGATCTCGAGGATGCGGGTGTCGGAGATGAGCCCGGCCTTGACGACCTCCGCCAGGCCGGAGGCGACCTCGGCCTCGGGGAGCGCGGTGAGGAGGTCGAGGTCGGCGACGACGGCGCGGGGCGGGTAGAAGGCGCCCGCGAGGTTCTTTCCGGCGCCGGTGTTGATGCTCGTCTTGCCGCCGACGGAGGCGTCGACGACGCCCATGACGGTGGTGGGGACGAGGACGAGCTCGATCCCGCGCTGCCACGTGGCCACGGCGAAGCCCGCGAGGTCGGTGACGGCCCCACCGCCGACGCCGATGATGACGTCGGATCGGGTGAGGCCCTCGGCCCCGAGCTCCTCCCAGCACTCGGAGAGCGCGGCGGCCGTCTTCGCGTCCTCGCCCGCGGGCACCTCGAGGAGCCGCACCGAGCGGCCCGCGTCGGCGACGACCTCGGCGATGCTGCTCGCGACGCCGGCGGTCCCGGGCTCGTGGACGATGAGGGCGCGCTCGGCGCGGTCGGGGAGGACCACGGCGACGCGGCCGAGGATCCCGCGCCCGAGCTCGACGTCGTAGGTGGAGCGCTCGCCGCTCACGCGGATGACGGCGGAGGTCCCGGGGACGGCCGAGCCAACGGCGAGGACCTCCGGGTCCAGCCCGTGGTGGGCGACGAGCTTCTCGGCGAGGGCGTCGGCGATCTCGGAGGGCAGCACGCCGTTGGTGTCGACGTCCCAGGCCGTGACGGCGGCGAAGGCCTCCTGGCGTGCGGCCGTGACGGCGATCCACTTCTCCGTGGCGTCGTCGCCGGCGAGGAGCGGACGCCCCTCTGCCCCGCCGATGCGGTCGCCGATGTGCTCCTTGTCCACCTCGAGGCGGACGACGACGTGGTTGCGGAGGAGCTCGCGGGTGGAGGCGGTCGTGATGGCTCCGCCGCCGAGCGCGAGGACGCCGTTGAAGGCGGACAGGAGGTGGGCGATCGAGCTCGCCTCG from Actinomyces radicidentis includes these protein-coding regions:
- the aroD gene encoding type I 3-dehydroquinate dehydratase, translated to MTISVRGTELGSGRPKIIVPITAKDLDGALDAVGALVGQDVDLVEWRIDYFRQDLTDLDAYQAAVIDGAQRLRGALDELAADGQGGLPLLVTFRTAAEGGERAIDDADYAALLSAVVAAGGADLVDVEAFRDAEQVAAVIEAAHTASTVVIASNHDFHATPALEEIVGRLERMRDMGADVPKIAVMPQDPADVLTLLRATWDFHAANPDTPIITMSMGATGVVSRVAGRTFGSAATFGTAGAASAPGQIPTGTLAQVMDALSD
- a CDS encoding MFS transporter, with amino-acid sequence MRDKRYLSTALAVYLSYFMHGMAVTMISQHKPFFLEHWSNETGAGVAYAISAIGLGKLLTQYLGGWLADRSGRRPSLIIAMLMYAAFFFGLAFVPSWIVASLLGFLFGCANSVVDGGAYPTLMEVFPRVAGSANVAVKAFIAGGQYLLPVIIGMIITRSLQWNIALLVAAAIILALFVLMLLVPFPDYKAIAAEEAAELERLAAENAASSTTDEPASAPVSKLAVEGVAIIAMGFTTLGGFWLAQNALPDFGKSLAGMSDVAAAGLTSTYALGSLISVFVTAVLVAKAIKPVCFLVIGPLGTVLGQLGLAFFSTSGAFQVSAFLIGFFASGGLLQLLINVMAEFFPGGKGKTTGMVFTASSLASFLLPLLSGILNLNILAVVWMGTGVTVLGLVLGILVNIRHAAVFRGAAASTR
- a CDS encoding iron-containing alcohol dehydrogenase, translated to MSVTITERRAATRSAGPLAVMVGPMGAGKTTVGRKIAERLDVPFLDADEFIEDITQFSIPDVLETYGEPHFRSVEASSIAHLLSAFNGVLALGGGAITTASTRELLRNHVVVRLEVDKEHIGDRIGGAEGRPLLAGDDATEKWIAVTAARQEAFAAVTAWDVDTNGVLPSEIADALAEKLVAHHGLDPEVLAVGSAVPGTSAVIRVSGERSTYDVELGRGILGRVAVVLPDRAERALIVHEPGTAGVASSIAEVVADAGRSVRLLEVPAGEDAKTAAALSECWEELGAEGLTRSDVIIGVGGGAVTDLAGFAVATWQRGIELVLVPTTVMGVVDASVGGKTSINTGAGKNLAGAFYPPRAVVADLDLLTALPEAEVASGLAEVVKAGLISDTRILEIIEADPARVLDTTTTEFAEVVERAVRVKADVVGQDPRESGLREFLNYGHTLGHAIERHEG